The genomic stretch AAAATGTACAAATTTCGATAAATTATATAATTTTAATTTAATACTTTTTATAAATAGGAAGATATACATTAGAAAAAATAAAGACATGTTATCTTTAAACACATAGATAATGCTTGTTATTCTCTACCTGTATGTTATAATTAATTAGCAATTTTTTCAATAAGAAAAAAGTCGGAATACAAATAAAAATGTTGTTTTGTGGGAGAAAGATATATGAGATTAAGAAATATACCGGGTTCATTGGAAGAAATAGCTAAAAATAAATATGTAGTACATGAACCAGAGAAAACAAAAGGACTCTGGAAGAATTATTTTGGAAATGATAACCCGATCCATATTGAGATTGGAATGGGAAAAGGAAAGTTTCTGTGTCAGCTGGCGCAGTTAAATCCAGAGATAAACTACCTGGGGATAGAGAAGTACTCCAGCGTGCTTATCCGCGGACTTGAGAAGAGAAAAGAGCTGGAATTGAATAACCTCTTTTTTATAAGATTAGATGCTGAGTTTATCAATGATGTTTTTGACAAAGGGGAAGTGGATCGAATATATCTGAACTTCTCAGATCCCTGGCCAAAAGACCGGCATGCCAGAAGAAGACTGACCTCAAAGGAATTTCTTGAAAGGTATGACCAGTTCTTAAAACCAGATGGAGAGATTATATTCAAGACGGATAACAGACCTCTCTTTGATTTTTCTCTGGAAGAAGTGGGAAATGCCGGATGGATTCTCAGAAATTATACTTATGATCTTCATCACAGCGAATATGCGGCTGGGAATGTAATGACTGAATATGAAGAGAAGTTTTCAGGGCTGGGAAATCCCATTCATCGAATGGTTATCTATAGAGAGCAAAAATAAGACAACCAATTATAGAAAGATTCCTTTATAACCCTGTACAATTTATTGATTTATGCATATAATAAGATAAGAACTTCAATTAGGTGACTGTTATGAAAAATTCCGTTAAGAATCAACTTGCCAGGACTTTTGGCGGGAATATGGAGTTGAACAAAAAGGCTCTTCAGATGAAGAATTCCTGGGATGAAGTAAGTGGTCTTTTAGGAAAAAGTCTAAAGAAGAAGGGCGGCAGCAAATAAAGAGCAGATTTAAGTTACACTAGATGAGGTTAAAATTACCATTTACTATCAATTAACAAATATCCGGAATAATATGGATAGTCTGGAGATTGGTTATAATCGTAGTATAAATGTTCAAAGGAGGAAACAGAATGGCTCATAAGTTTACAGACGATAATTTCGAACAGGAAGTATTAAAATCACAGGTTCCCGTATTGGTTGATTTTTATGCTGATTGGTGCGGTCCCTGCAAAATGATGGCTCCTGTTATTGAAGAACTGGCAACTGATTATGAAGGCAGTGTGAAAGTGGGTAAGCTGAATGTTGATGAAGCTCCCGGAATCAGCAGCAAATATAGAGTAATGTCCATTCCTACACTTTTATTAATCAAAGACGGAGAAGTAGTGGATACAATTGTTGGTGCAGTGCCAAAAGCTCAGCTTACGGATAAATTAGAGAAAATTAAATAATATTTAAATACTGCTGCAATTTAACTGTAAGTTGCAGCAGTATTTTATTGTAATAATGAGATTGACAGAAAGCCTTTATTGATGTACCCGCTAAAATTATCTTTATACTGTATCACAAATAAAGTAACATGTAAGCTGCAATAGCAGTTTGGATTAGTTAAACGGACTAGCAAAGCTTATTGTTTAAAAAGGCATTAAAATAAACAAAAAATGTCAAATTGAAAAACATTTGTAAAGAATTAAAATAAAAATTAAAAAAATATGAAAAAATGCTTGCAATTTGAAAATTTATATTATATAATCATTTTTGCGTTCGGGAAATACGAACAAGCAAAAATACGAAATAAGCGCTTCTAGCTCAGTTGGTAGAGCACCTGACTCTTAATCAGGGTGTCCAGGGTTCGAGCCCCTGGAGGCGCACTATGAAGGTCCTAGTTTGGCAGACGTGAGAGCTGCTGGGTTAGGGCTTTTTTGATGCTTAAAAAAATGAGTTTTATTTTTCTAAAGAAAAAAAATCAGGTTTTCTATTTTGCTGAAGCAAGGAACACATTGTCTACTTTATTGTGTGTATTGTTCACATTGTCTGAGTTATTTCATATATGTTATAGTAGTCCTCTTTACAATATGAAAGAAACAATTAATTCTTTTATCTGCCAAATAGTAATCTTTTCATATAGTAAAATTACTTCTTTTGTTATAGAATTATAGTAATTATGCAGATAAAAGTTTAGTGGTGCAGAATACTTCATATGGGGATAATAGGAGAAGAAAAAGGCATAACAAAAAGGCAATAATGCAGAGTAGGGGTGGAATTTTGAGCAGAATGAAAATTGTAAGGCTGGCTATGCTGATTATAAGCAGTTTTTTATTAACTGCCTGTAGTTTTAAAGACAGTGCTGATAACAATGGTGAACAAATGAAAGCAGTTCGTGAAGATGCATTTTCCGATAAGTGGTATGCCAGTACCGGTAGGTTTGAAATTGCACCAGGTGAATTGACCAACATAGATCTGGCAAGACCGGATAACAATAATGGATGGACTAAGACACTGGAAATAAAGTATCCGCAAATTTATAATATGGAAGATTCGGAGAAAGAAACTCGCATTAACGATACCCTTTATAAAGAAGCGGTTAATTATCATGATGTATTAACTAACAGAAGCTATCATGATTACCGTGTGGATTATCAACTTATGGAGGTAAATCAGGATATAGTAAGCATACTGTTTCTTGGCGAAGTAAGTGACCTAAAGACAGCGAACAGCTTTGCTCATGCAGTCACGATTGATATGAACACCGAACTGCAACTGGAATTAAAAGATTTCCTTGATATAGAACAATCCTTTGTGGAAGATCATTTATATACCGATTTTGATGTTGTAGAGAATAACTTTGATGAAAAAAGTGATAATACACCATTTATTGAAACCTTTGTAAATGATTATGAACTACAATCCCATATGAATGATTTCTATATTAATGGTGACAAGATTGGTATCATTATACCAACCTATAATAGTATGGGATATATTCTTCTTCAAGGAAATTTTGAATAGGTTAAGAGGGGATTAATTTTCAGGAGTACTTGTTATTGCTTGTACTTTATAAGGCGTTTGAATGATTAATCCCCTTTTTGGTTGATAGGTTTCGGTTATTGCAGCTTAATATGTTACAAGCTTGAATATTCAGCCCGGCAAAAACAACGCAAAAGCACAGCCGTTTAAACAAGTCTTAGGTTATAACTTTAATTTTTGTATCATCCGGTCCAAGCGTCCCGCAATTTTACTAAGGGTATCTACCTGGCCGGTAATTCCCTGAACACTGTTGTTTTGTTCCGAGATACTGACCATCATTTCTTCTATTACTTCATCACTTTGCTTAAAATGAATTCCCATCTGCTGGATCTCATTCATAACACTTTCACTGAAGGCGGAAATCTCTTCTGTAGTTCCATAGACTTCCTGGACCATTTCAGAAACAGAAGATACAGAATCGGTAATCGCGGTAAAACGGTCATCAACCTTGTCCACCATGTTACTTTCGTTGTTTATGGTAGTCAGAACGGACTCCATGGAA from Anaerocolumna sp. AGMB13020 encodes the following:
- the trxA gene encoding thioredoxin, translated to MAHKFTDDNFEQEVLKSQVPVLVDFYADWCGPCKMMAPVIEELATDYEGSVKVGKLNVDEAPGISSKYRVMSIPTLLLIKDGEVVDTIVGAVPKAQLTDKLEKIK
- the trmB gene encoding tRNA (guanosine(46)-N7)-methyltransferase TrmB, producing MRLRNIPGSLEEIAKNKYVVHEPEKTKGLWKNYFGNDNPIHIEIGMGKGKFLCQLAQLNPEINYLGIEKYSSVLIRGLEKRKELELNNLFFIRLDAEFINDVFDKGEVDRIYLNFSDPWPKDRHARRRLTSKEFLERYDQFLKPDGEIIFKTDNRPLFDFSLEEVGNAGWILRNYTYDLHHSEYAAGNVMTEYEEKFSGLGNPIHRMVIYREQK